In Candidatus Bathyarchaeota archaeon A05DMB-5, a single genomic region encodes these proteins:
- a CDS encoding GNAT family N-acetyltransferase, producing the protein MRSGEEIRRFKAKDGREVVLRTPKWEDLEDFLELINSLVEEGTDILRSEKVSREEEIDFLARVLSNLEKAKLFYLVAEIDGKVVAVSETNKRDGYEKHVGVIGIAIKKCFRDVGIGTEMMKTLIEQAEKMELKVLTLSAFAINKRAIHVYEKVGFAKTGVIPKKRFKDGKYVDEIIMTRLLE; encoded by the coding sequence ATGCGATCTGGCGAAGAGATTAGGCGCTTCAAAGCCAAGGACGGCCGCGAAGTGGTTTTGAGGACGCCGAAGTGGGAAGATTTGGAAGATTTTTTGGAGCTAATAAACTCGCTGGTAGAAGAAGGCACAGACATTCTTAGAAGTGAAAAGGTTTCGAGAGAAGAGGAAATTGATTTCTTGGCAAGGGTGCTCAGCAACTTAGAAAAAGCCAAGTTGTTTTACTTGGTTGCCGAGATAGATGGGAAAGTTGTTGCGGTTTCGGAGACAAACAAGAGAGACGGCTACGAAAAGCATGTGGGTGTGATAGGCATAGCCATCAAGAAATGTTTCAGAGATGTTGGCATCGGAACTGAAATGATGAAGACTCTGATAGAACAGGCTGAGAAAATGGAGTTGAAAGTTTTGACGCTTTCAGCTTTTGCAATCAATAAACGCGCAATCCATGTTTACGAGAAAGTTGGATTTGCCAAGACTGGGGTTATTCCTAAAAAGCGTTTTAAAGATGGCAAGTACGTAGATGAAATAATAATGACTAGATTGTTGGAGTGA
- a CDS encoding AAA family ATPase: MPASTFGNDMEIIEKNVNGRTMTVKWDWGKFKNTEGFPVDDNLINWVIGQEQALKECFLCLDEWVHKLKWLEKTKWYESWSDPNKPKPSAKASISPGPYLLLLGDPGTGKSLIGRALTEKLTQIYKENGIKLFDVLCWRNTALPSQPKVSIHEAGEAKKVLQKEQLKELKRKFLTKVGFKSLQVFLIAMGLFLIFLGFYFMLQAWMTWNANPMYLGETLQQYYNYNFMDYLASKFVGLVPLTFIPGGSLIFFGVFMWWFSKLGGLGNMKGIAGAQQTEVPKLIVDNSSGHAPFVDATGHRSAQLFGSIAWDPYQTGGLGTPEHQRVTAGDVHRASLGILYIDEIKNLDPEEAITLLTVLEDGQLPITLRGKWHGGDTAAMAVSTEPVPAITFLVGAGNFDSIGQIHPALMDRIYGYGKVVRMNNDMPNTLENRRRYVQFIAQEVKRFNLIPFSREACEEIVEEGRRRSNKRDALTTRFRPLISIIKTAATLAMNEDCKIVEKRHVREAIERHCKTIQRQILEHEMNERGKLLEIKPKGVKLGQIYGLAVVRDPYSGEMTGSVLSVKAHMSKKSELPRTYPIKGYYKVTGVAKGQSFISDSIAKVRSVILQKYGIDIAQDYLTHIDFAQSYGVDGPSAGVTMAILLCSLIEGKPIRQDVAVTGEINLGVGDTIQITAVGGVYEKIKAAEAWGFRKVVIPQKNYEHSIDPRDYKIEVVPASTLDDYLKECLIEKPALTVWAQTYKRRKS, encoded by the coding sequence TTGCCAGCTAGCACTTTTGGAAACGACATGGAAATAATCGAAAAAAACGTCAACGGTAGAACAATGACTGTAAAATGGGACTGGGGCAAATTCAAAAACACAGAAGGCTTCCCAGTTGACGACAACCTCATAAACTGGGTAATCGGACAAGAACAAGCCCTAAAAGAATGCTTCCTATGCCTCGACGAATGGGTACACAAACTCAAATGGTTAGAAAAAACAAAATGGTACGAAAGCTGGAGCGACCCAAATAAGCCTAAACCGTCAGCAAAAGCAAGCATAAGCCCAGGACCATACCTTCTGCTATTAGGCGACCCTGGAACTGGCAAATCATTAATTGGCAGAGCCTTAACAGAAAAACTAACACAGATTTACAAGGAAAACGGCATAAAACTTTTCGATGTCTTATGCTGGAGAAACACTGCTTTACCAAGCCAGCCCAAAGTTTCAATTCACGAAGCTGGCGAGGCAAAAAAAGTACTACAAAAGGAACAACTTAAAGAGCTGAAAAGAAAATTCCTTACAAAAGTGGGATTCAAATCTCTACAAGTTTTCCTAATCGCCATGGGCTTATTTCTCATATTCTTAGGCTTCTATTTTATGCTTCAAGCTTGGATGACTTGGAATGCAAACCCAATGTACCTTGGAGAAACACTTCAACAATATTATAACTACAACTTCATGGATTACCTAGCCAGTAAGTTTGTTGGACTTGTACCTTTAACATTCATTCCAGGCGGCAGCCTAATCTTCTTCGGCGTTTTCATGTGGTGGTTCTCTAAACTGGGCGGATTAGGCAATATGAAAGGCATTGCAGGGGCTCAGCAAACGGAGGTGCCAAAGCTGATAGTTGACAACAGCTCTGGACACGCGCCATTCGTAGACGCAACAGGGCACAGAAGCGCCCAGCTTTTCGGTTCAATAGCTTGGGATCCGTATCAAACTGGCGGCTTAGGCACTCCGGAGCATCAGAGGGTCACTGCTGGCGATGTTCACAGAGCTTCATTAGGCATATTATATATTGATGAGATAAAGAATCTCGACCCAGAAGAAGCCATAACACTGTTAACGGTTCTTGAAGACGGACAGTTACCCATAACTCTGAGAGGCAAATGGCACGGAGGCGACACCGCAGCAATGGCGGTCTCAACTGAACCCGTGCCCGCAATAACCTTTCTCGTCGGCGCTGGAAACTTCGACAGTATAGGTCAAATTCATCCCGCTCTTATGGACCGTATTTACGGTTACGGCAAAGTCGTGAGAATGAACAATGACATGCCGAATACTTTGGAAAATAGACGCAGGTATGTGCAGTTCATAGCTCAAGAAGTTAAACGCTTCAATCTCATACCCTTCAGCAGAGAGGCATGCGAAGAAATCGTGGAGGAAGGCAGGCGCCGAAGCAACAAAAGAGACGCTTTGACAACGAGGTTTAGACCGTTAATTTCCATCATTAAGACTGCTGCTACGCTTGCAATGAACGAAGATTGTAAGATTGTTGAAAAACGTCATGTTAGAGAAGCCATAGAACGCCACTGCAAAACGATTCAGAGGCAAATATTGGAGCATGAAATGAACGAAAGAGGCAAACTGTTGGAAATAAAGCCTAAAGGTGTCAAGCTTGGACAAATCTACGGTTTGGCAGTTGTCAGAGACCCATACAGTGGCGAAATGACAGGAAGCGTCTTGTCAGTAAAAGCCCACATGTCTAAAAAGAGTGAGCTTCCAAGAACTTATCCAATTAAAGGCTATTACAAGGTTACAGGAGTGGCTAAGGGACAAAGCTTCATTTCAGACAGCATAGCAAAAGTCAGAAGCGTCATACTGCAAAAATACGGTATTGACATAGCACAAGACTACTTAACACACATAGATTTCGCTCAATCCTACGGCGTAGACGGCCCATCAGCAGGTGTAACAATGGCTATCCTTTTGTGTTCACTTATTGAAGGAAAACCAATCAGGCAGGATGTGGCGGTTACTGGCGAAATCAACTTAGGCGTTGGAGACACAATTCAGATAACCGCTGTGGGCGGCGTTTACGAGAAGATTAAGGCTGCTGAAGCGTGGGGTTTCAGAAAGGTTGTCATTCCACAGAAAAACTACGAGCATTCCATCGACCCCAGAGACTACAAGATAGAGGTTGTTCCAGCATCCACCTTAGACGACTACTTAAAAGAGTGCCTAATTGAAAAACCCGCGCTCACCGTGTGGGCTCAAACCTACAAACGCAGAAAATCATAG
- a CDS encoding ABC transporter ATP-binding protein, which produces MLTEKRVVQASNLCKIYEIGDAKIEAFKDVSFSVEKGEFTVIGGPSGCGKTTLLNIIGGIDKSTSGKIIVFGEDLSVKDEDFLANFRCHKIGFVFQSYNLVSTLTVAENVAFPMEWARKPEDHIEKRVSELLAMVGLQHRAAHFPSQLSGGEQQRVAFARALANDPPLLLVDEPTGNLDTKTSRKIVQILEKLKSDGKTIIVATHDEHILRLADQKLRFENGKLVS; this is translated from the coding sequence ATGCTGACTGAAAAGAGAGTGGTTCAAGCATCTAACCTGTGCAAAATTTATGAAATAGGCGATGCGAAGATTGAAGCTTTCAAGGATGTAAGTTTCTCTGTTGAAAAAGGCGAATTCACAGTCATAGGCGGACCTTCAGGCTGTGGGAAAACGACACTTCTAAACATTATCGGCGGCATCGATAAATCCACAAGCGGAAAAATAATTGTTTTTGGAGAAGATTTAAGCGTCAAGGATGAGGATTTTCTTGCGAACTTCCGATGCCACAAGATAGGCTTCGTTTTTCAATCTTACAATTTAGTGTCTACGTTGACTGTGGCAGAAAATGTTGCCTTTCCAATGGAGTGGGCTCGAAAACCAGAAGACCATATTGAGAAGCGAGTAAGCGAATTATTAGCGATGGTTGGATTACAACACAGAGCAGCGCACTTTCCATCCCAACTCAGCGGTGGCGAACAACAACGCGTGGCTTTCGCGCGGGCATTAGCAAATGACCCGCCATTACTTCTCGTTGACGAACCGACAGGAAATCTTGACACAAAAACTAGTCGAAAGATTGTTCAAATACTTGAGAAGTTGAAGAGCGACGGGAAAACCATTATTGTTGCGACGCATGACGAGCATATACTTAGGTTGGCAGATCAGAAACTGCGCTTTGAAAATGGGAAGCTGGTAAGCTGA
- a CDS encoding FtsX-like permease family protein: MSQTSFPVNDLIRRKLQTSLVIVSLTLCVTSTLFLLLFCQKIGIGITATVENKLTAGFSTIFTPFLIFVGVLVFVVGAVIASFMVFVMMSQRVRDIGLMKATGCPNELIFGYFMTEILIVTVASCVLGIALGVVADLVSTSLLGTFGLHVPQAPITFWLILLVFAIFLFFGLIFGAKPVLDTTKIESAKAISPAYYFGLGKESSFKAVSKSNLTFKIAMRSLFRRKSATIRIILCLSTVFILVTVAVAGGIIANQTTRNWVEKAIGRDVILIAHQDMCSQYALLLSKFYEAKEEPSLNYTDEKYLIPKEILNNLNSMPEISIIDTRLILKAHILEIQNYTFNPSTGETIPVGDDREGDAIVVGIEPEKTLSAWFLDGRFLGNKQAQEAIVGDSLAQKLFSSPLDQGLKMFNETSAVFDVVGVCLDPINNGNVTYVPLETLQNIMGVSKPNLVMVKINHSINYADVLNQIRANVSSVNAGFVVFELNGVLDKNLGFLEFIWSVIMFLPLFSLASASLCLIGYVMLSIAEQRQEFGVLRALGAKPRTVVEIVAGQSLIVLLASYAVGIALGVIITLMILMPEPLVTNYTIMEIAGWLLTAFWQLLFSACIPPLNLQGNQSEK; the protein is encoded by the coding sequence TTGAGTCAAACCTCTTTTCCAGTTAATGATTTAATTCGCAGAAAACTCCAAACAAGCTTGGTTATTGTCAGCTTAACCTTATGTGTGACGTCAACACTTTTTCTTTTGCTTTTCTGCCAAAAAATAGGCATAGGCATCACGGCTACTGTTGAGAATAAGCTGACCGCGGGGTTTTCAACAATTTTTACGCCATTCTTAATATTTGTTGGCGTGTTGGTTTTTGTTGTTGGCGCGGTTATTGCGTCGTTTATGGTTTTTGTTATGATGTCTCAACGCGTAAGAGACATTGGATTGATGAAGGCAACTGGATGCCCTAACGAGTTGATTTTTGGTTACTTTATGACTGAGATTCTTATAGTCACGGTTGCAAGTTGCGTGTTAGGTATAGCGTTGGGAGTAGTGGCTGATTTGGTTTCAACAAGTCTTCTCGGCACTTTTGGGCTTCATGTGCCGCAAGCACCAATCACTTTCTGGCTTATCTTGCTGGTTTTTGCTATATTCCTCTTTTTTGGTTTAATTTTTGGCGCGAAACCTGTTCTTGACACGACAAAAATTGAATCTGCTAAGGCGATTTCGCCAGCTTACTATTTTGGATTAGGTAAGGAGTCTAGTTTTAAAGCAGTTTCAAAGTCGAATTTAACGTTTAAAATAGCAATGAGAAGCTTGTTTAGACGTAAATCTGCAACAATTCGCATTATTCTGTGCTTATCCACGGTTTTCATATTAGTAACTGTTGCTGTTGCGGGCGGAATTATTGCCAATCAAACCACGAGGAACTGGGTTGAAAAAGCCATAGGCAGAGACGTGATTTTAATAGCTCATCAAGACATGTGCAGCCAATATGCATTGTTATTGTCAAAATTTTATGAAGCTAAAGAAGAACCATCACTCAATTATACGGATGAAAAATATCTAATACCCAAAGAAATCCTCAATAATTTGAATTCAATGCCTGAAATTTCCATTATTGACACCCGTTTAATCCTTAAAGCACACATTCTGGAAATACAAAATTACACATTCAACCCATCCACGGGAGAAACTATACCCGTAGGCGATGACCGCGAAGGAGACGCCATTGTTGTTGGCATCGAACCTGAAAAAACATTAAGCGCGTGGTTTTTGGATGGACGTTTTCTAGGTAATAAGCAAGCGCAAGAAGCAATAGTTGGAGATTCCTTAGCTCAGAAACTGTTCTCTTCTCCTTTAGATCAAGGATTAAAAATGTTTAACGAGACTTCTGCGGTTTTTGATGTTGTAGGTGTTTGTTTAGACCCGATTAACAATGGAAATGTTACTTATGTTCCCCTCGAAACCTTACAAAATATTATGGGCGTTTCTAAGCCTAACCTTGTCATGGTTAAAATTAACCATTCAATTAATTACGCTGACGTTTTGAATCAGATAAGGGCAAATGTTAGCTCTGTGAATGCCGGCTTTGTGGTGTTCGAGCTTAATGGGGTGTTAGATAAAAATCTGGGTTTTCTCGAGTTCATTTGGTCTGTAATAATGTTTTTGCCGTTGTTTTCTTTAGCTTCAGCATCCCTCTGCCTAATAGGCTATGTCATGCTCTCGATTGCTGAGCAACGTCAAGAGTTTGGTGTTTTGAGAGCTTTAGGCGCTAAACCGAGAACAGTTGTAGAGATTGTTGCGGGACAAAGTCTCATTGTGTTACTTGCAAGTTACGCTGTTGGTATCGCGTTGGGCGTCATAATCACGTTGATGATTTTGATGCCAGAACCATTAGTTACTAACTACACTATTATGGAAATTGCAGGGTGGTTGCTGACGGCTTTTTGGCAACTTTTGTTTTCAGCTTGTATCCCACCGTTAAATTTGCAAGGAAATCAATCAGAGAAATAA
- a CDS encoding GNAT family N-acetyltransferase, translating to MSLKRSEISNVEFYPLTPERWVDLEKLFGERGACGGCWCMWWKLKRSDFMRQKGELNRKALKEIVDSGEASGILAYANGEPIGWCAVAPREAYPALERSRVLKRVDDKPVWSVVCFFVAKPFRGKGLTVQLLKAAVAHVRRQGGKIVEGYPVEPKKGRMPDPFAYTGLVSSFRKAGFVEVLRRSENRPIMRYFIAEK from the coding sequence ATGTCATTAAAGCGTTCAGAGATTTCAAACGTAGAGTTTTACCCGTTAACGCCTGAACGATGGGTTGACCTTGAAAAATTGTTCGGCGAACGAGGTGCTTGTGGCGGTTGCTGGTGCATGTGGTGGAAGCTGAAGCGGTCTGATTTTATGCGTCAAAAGGGAGAATTAAACAGAAAAGCCTTGAAAGAAATAGTGGATTCTGGTGAAGCCTCGGGAATTCTTGCTTATGCGAATGGCGAACCGATTGGGTGGTGTGCGGTTGCTCCAAGAGAAGCCTATCCGGCTCTGGAAAGGTCTCGTGTTCTGAAGCGGGTTGATGATAAGCCTGTTTGGTCTGTTGTTTGCTTTTTTGTTGCTAAGCCATTTAGGGGTAAAGGACTTACTGTGCAGTTGCTAAAAGCTGCGGTTGCGCATGTGCGTAGGCAAGGCGGTAAGATTGTGGAAGGATATCCTGTTGAGCCTAAAAAGGGAAGAATGCCGGATCCTTTTGCGTATACTGGTTTGGTTTCCTCTTTTCGAAAGGCAGGATTTGTTGAGGTTCTGCGGCGTTCTGAAAATCGTCCAATCATGCGATACTTTATCGCGGAGAAATAA
- a CDS encoding MATE family efflux transporter: MSDDFEGPAESPEISKYRDKIVSGPVIRTILWLGLPPLVNQLVVVTYNVADAYWLSCYSEITVAVPRQMWPVLMLFQALVMALTTACLSMVSQYIGGKAYKKASLEASRFFTVAFLAGTMLSLSLLTLRSLIFTWIVSTPSEIFEDVMNYSGVIAFDVFFNYIALTYTTLLQSVGDTKRPAIVNLISVGINVILDPFFVLGIGPFPRLGVMGAALTDVLGKIISISALTYLLRRDYPELKIRLTREIDAEWVRLFLRIGLPILTLGLTNGFAFLMQLRLVNMLGIFAATAFSIGFVIMDIVDAALWGLSGAPAIMIGQSLGAGDRRRAREVAFKAALLIFALMVLVASIVYPIRRAVVDVFADDPNIVNETELFMQMLLPTLPFFGLFANAMSTGRGSGHTLFPTVVGVSRLWGIRLALGYVLAFTLGMASLGVWLAFAVSNVVGGVVSILWIRYGNWAEAVVDKDRLSENT, translated from the coding sequence ATGTCCGATGACTTTGAAGGACCAGCAGAATCGCCTGAAATAAGCAAATACAGAGATAAAATTGTCAGCGGACCAGTTATTCGCACAATTCTTTGGTTGGGCTTGCCTCCTCTTGTAAATCAGCTTGTAGTCGTGACTTACAACGTAGCAGACGCTTACTGGCTAAGCTGTTACAGCGAAATTACGGTGGCGGTTCCTAGACAAATGTGGCCTGTTTTAATGCTTTTTCAAGCGCTTGTGATGGCTTTAACAACTGCTTGTTTAAGCATGGTATCACAATATATTGGGGGCAAAGCCTACAAAAAGGCTAGTTTGGAAGCGTCACGTTTCTTTACCGTGGCCTTTCTCGCTGGAACCATGTTAAGTCTTTCACTTTTAACTCTTAGAAGCTTAATTTTCACATGGATTGTGTCTACTCCGTCTGAAATATTTGAGGATGTCATGAACTACTCTGGCGTGATAGCTTTCGACGTGTTTTTCAATTATATAGCGTTAACATATACAACGTTACTTCAAAGCGTCGGAGACACTAAGCGTCCAGCCATAGTGAATTTAATATCTGTGGGCATCAACGTTATCTTAGATCCGTTCTTTGTATTGGGTATTGGGCCTTTTCCTCGTTTGGGAGTTATGGGCGCAGCTCTTACTGATGTTTTGGGGAAGATAATTTCGATAAGTGCCTTGACTTATTTGCTTAGGAGGGATTATCCTGAGCTTAAGATAAGGCTTACTAGAGAGATAGATGCTGAATGGGTTCGTCTATTTTTGCGTATAGGTTTGCCGATTCTGACGCTTGGTTTGACGAATGGCTTTGCTTTCCTTATGCAACTTAGGCTTGTTAACATGTTAGGCATTTTTGCGGCTACTGCTTTTTCCATAGGGTTTGTGATAATGGACATTGTGGATGCTGCGTTGTGGGGGTTGAGTGGTGCGCCAGCTATAATGATAGGGCAAAGTTTGGGAGCGGGAGACCGCAGAAGGGCTAGGGAGGTTGCGTTTAAAGCGGCTCTTTTGATATTTGCTCTTATGGTGTTAGTAGCTAGCATTGTTTATCCGATTAGAAGAGCTGTAGTTGACGTGTTTGCAGATGACCCGAACATAGTGAATGAGACTGAACTGTTCATGCAGATGTTGCTGCCGACGCTTCCGTTTTTCGGTTTGTTTGCAAATGCCATGTCTACTGGGAGAGGGTCGGGGCACACGTTATTTCCGACGGTTGTTGGCGTGTCGAGGCTTTGGGGAATACGGTTGGCTTTAGGTTATGTTTTAGCCTTTACTTTGGGAATGGCTTCTTTGGGGGTTTGGTTGGCTTTCGCGGTTAGCAATGTTGTGGGAGGGGTTGTTTCTATTCTTTGGATAAGGTATGGAAATTGGGCTGAGGCTGTGGTTGATAAAGACCGTTTGTCGGAAAATACGTGA